In Populus alba chromosome 1, ASM523922v2, whole genome shotgun sequence, a single window of DNA contains:
- the LOC118047112 gene encoding uncharacterized protein → MEGLESFDKAAWTKDMLHIFCDICIKAIDMGMRPNTHFDKTGWKFLITSFKEQTGHSFTKTQLKNKWDGCKKDWRIWNKLVSETGVGWNSEIGTIAASDEWWKQKIQEIRGAKKFRHVGIEPSLKNKFDRMYSNIVATGAFAWAPSSGVPVGSGVDPGTSNADIVDDGLEEGSGDSEEDVNPDFQTDMARMVGEINMSTSSNTKSSSKRKGRDHADVRCRKKKTSGIGVQLMTRCNHLLESMSTKSDSTSINLDREGCSIPEVIAELHSIPGVSIEDDFHDFATEFLISRRKREMWASMGDKQQKLRWLQRMYARTKRA, encoded by the exons ATGGAAGGTCTTGAATCTTTTGATAAGGCTGCTTGGACAAAAGACATGTTGCATATATTTTGTGATATATGCATTAAGGCAATTGATATGGGAATGAGACCTAATACTCATTTCGATAAAACGGGGTGGAAATTTCTTATAAcatcattcaaagaacaaactGGGCATTCATTCACtaaaacacaattgaaaaacaaatgggatggATGCAAAAAGGATTGGAGGATATGGAATAAGCTGGTTTCAGAAACCGGTGTTGGCTGGAATAGTGAAATAGGCACAATTGCAGCTAGCGATGAGTGGtggaaacaaaaaattcag GAAATTAGAGGAGCCAAAAAATTCAGACATGTCGGTATTGAGCCATCtttgaagaataaatttgaCCGAATGTATTCCAACATTGTCGCAACTGGAGCGTTTGCATGGGCTCCTTCATCAGGTGTACCTGTCGGCAGTGGTGTTGATCCTGGTACAAGCAATGCCGACATTGTTGATGATGGTTTGGAAGAGGGCAGCGGTGATTCGGAGGAAGATGTCAATCCAGATTTCCAGACTGACATGGCTCGAATGGTTGGAGAGATAAATATGTCAACCAGCAGCAATACAAAAAGCagcagcaaaagaaaaggacgaGATCATGCCGATGTGCGAtgtagaaagaagaaaacatctgGAATTGGTGTTCAGCTGATGACAAGGTGCAATCATCTTCTTGAGAGTATGTCGACTAAGAGTGATTCGACGTCGATTAATTTGGATCGCGAAGGCTGTAGCATCCCCGAGGTGATAGCTGAGCTGCACTCAATTCCTGGAGTTTCAATTGAAGATGACTTCCACGACTTCGCTACGGAGTTTCTCATTtcaagaaggaaaagagaaatgtgGGCCAGTATGGGCGATAAGCAACAGAAGTTGAGATGGTTACAGCGAATGTATGCACGAACTAAACGTGCTTAG